One stretch of Rhizoctonia solani chromosome 8, complete sequence DNA includes these proteins:
- a CDS encoding Zinc-binding dehydrogenase, translating into MTASEHPLTDLTVPKTQKAAIFEEWGKPVKIVERSVIQESQLKPGQVLVKIMYSGVCHTDLHFARADPSIMPPAPMVGGHEGAGEPICSHGPRNESICASAVQTGFGFDGTFQQYAVSYAAHVTPIPESVPLHLAAPILCAGLTVYKAIKEANTSPGDIVVIPGAGGGLGHLAIQYAVNGFGLRVIAVDTGDHKKELCLKLGAETFIDFKETDNIVEDVIRAADGAGVHAAIVTSGLTAVYSQSLQYLRRGGTLVAVGVSGKIEIDMASTIPRNIKIKTVYVGNREEARQALDMLARGRIQTTCRVEPLSKLPQVFDEMEEGKLAGRIVLDLWK; encoded by the exons ATGACAGCCTCGGAGCATCCATTGACCGATCTAACTGTTCCCAAGACCCAGAAGGCCGCTATCTTTGAAGAATGGGGGAAACCCGTCAAAATTGTAGAGCGGTCGGTTATACAGGAATCTCAGCTCAAGCCTGGACAAGTTCTAGTCAAGATCATGTACTCTGG TGTTTGCCATACAGATCTCCACTTTGCACGTGCAGACCCTTCAATTATGCCACCGGCTCCGATGGTAGGAGGGCATGAAGGTGCAGGTGAGCCTATCTGTTCTCATGGACCGAG GAATGAATCTATATGCGCAAGCGCAGTGCAAACTGGGTTTGGGTTTGATGGTACCTTCCAGCAATATGCTGTCAG CTATGCGGCTCACGTCACACCAATTCCCGAAT CTGTCCCACTTCATTTGGCGGCCCCGATTTTATGTGCAGGCTTAACAGTTTACAAG GCAATCAAGGAAGCCAACACATCACCAGGTGATATTGTGGTAATTCCCGGCGCTGGTGGTGGATTAG GACATCTTGCTATCCAGTACGCGGTGAATGGCTTTGGGCTGCGTGTGATTGCGGTCGATACCGGGGATCACAAGAAGGAGCTATGCCTCAAACTAGGAGCTGAAACCTTTATTGATTTTAAG GAGACTGACAACATCGTGGAAGATGTGATACGGGCCGCTGATGGCGCCGGAGTACATGCTGCTATTGTAACAAGTGGACTCACGGCGGTTTATAGCCAATCTTTGCAATATCTACGCCGTGGGGGGACCCTAGTTGCAGTTGGTGTGAGCGGTAAAATCGAGATCGATATGGC ATCAACGATACCCCGAAATATCAAAATCAAGACAGTCTATGTTGGGAATAGAGAAGAAGCTCGCCAAGCGCTGGATATGTTGGCGCGGGGACGCATTCAGACTACGTGCCGAGTTGAACCCCTGTCCAAGCTTCCGCAGGTGTTTGACGAAATGGAGGAAGGTAAACTTGCGGGGCGCATCGTCCTTGATTTA TGGAAGTGA
- a CDS encoding chitin synthase, producing MSSRPPRAAPPRPTPTGAPQASVSFSRDERTDHGLAHSPYDEEHHSSGADMRRKKSLVRPDREKIEPGHRQWHYRSHVGDGSRVDVMPSATGNVPTNIKRGKSLLGRDEEAGENGLFKRHGNTLKRRAVNAQGSPTPNKDELPDEPKGRWVDSIGPGPKDCWFIYCYILTCCVPKFLLSSCGIRTPEQQRAWREKMGLIAIIMSLMAAVGFITFGFTQTVCSKPPPRVKNGAIESGSLIIHGYAYDLADWKHPRAGSYFDGNTSALYAGILPSGGMDASFLFQNPNENCAGLLDVPSGSGISTTGGYPNWVFPCNIFNQYGTTPRNLTGYTNRLLCHTGSNSRTLLAGLQDKRSVVYYDWSQVMNTSRNLAVYESNVLDLNLLNWLDQSQITYPQFFTDIRNNSANATFQGRDITMHTYRMSQKRLANCLKDLITVGFIDTSSIGCVASEVVLYVSLVFIIGVVSIKFAMAVIFGWFISWRLGSFGKETYAERMQRSQAIENWTDDIYRPAPGSYRPNANANKWAQKDKDKKAFLPSTSRFSRGDNLKGGRPTTTYGDMPNRRTAGISTPSSYGKTLPVLHHTPPDSPGYRESRSSASLPYPDGSASDLHASAAIECPFPLQNVIPQPPPDFEPFNFPLAHTICLVTAYSESVEGLRTTLDSLATTDYPNSHKLILVIADGLVKGSGNDMTTPDIVLSMMTDLVVPREEVEPHSYVAIAHGHKRHNMAKVYAGFYKYDSATVERSKQQKVPIVLVAKCGNPLEAGEAKPGNRGKRDSQIVLMAFLQKVMFDERMTTFEYEFFNSIWRVTGVSPDRYEIVLCVDADTKVFPDSLTRMVSCMVHDEEIMGLCGETKIANKAETWVTMIQVFEYYISHHLTKAFESMFGGVTCLPGCFSIYRIKAPKGQSGYWVPILANPDIVEHYSENIVDTLHKKNLLLLGEDRYLTTLMLKTFPKRKMVFCPQAVCKTIVPDTFSVLLSQRRRWINSTIHNLAELVLVRDLCGTFCFSMQFVVFMELAGTLVLPAAISFTLYLIIITILPQTNPKPVIPLILLGIILGLPGLLIVITSRKVAYLGWMIVYLFSLPIWNFVLPAYAFWHFDDFSWGQTRMVAGEKKEEGHGDKEGEFDSSHIVMKRWAEFERDRRFRLNNGSLPPSRDSYDMGRSSPKRESNRYSAGTGTTANDAYSNNPRGRDDVSMEPSVGGGGEYYRPRDNTPLVMLPAPLAVASRPGPQPAPAFAARTGGPRDVSPAPSASPLTRSVEDVPQRPYMHEGSASARPLLQDSGSGDGASWGPGPNPYRWSGQQDDHGGFFGDGDEVRGTPSRQSQGRGVSLVDNGPVTNEGVKRITKTRRQSTQPSQPAAQQSAPPPSAAANNRYSRSGQPQSPASSSSGHHTLPPGAAPPNPNRAAYGRYQ from the exons ATGAGCTCCCGGCCGCCGAGAGCAGCACCGCCCAGGCCGACGCCGACGGGTGCTCCCCAAGCCTCGGTCTCGTTTTCGCGAGACGAACGCACGGACCACGGCTTGGCGCACTCTCCATACGACGAAGAGCACCATTCATCTGGTGCTGACATGCGCCGCAAGAAGAGTCTTGTACGACCAGATCGCGAGAAGATTGAGCCTGGCCATCGTCAGTGGCACTATCGCTCGCACGTCGGAGATGGTTCGCGAGTAGATGTTATGCCATCGG CTACGGGCAATGTCCCCACGAACATTAAGCGCGGCAAGTCTCTGCTCGGACGCGACGAAGAGGCTGGAGAGAACGGTCTGTTCAAGCGCCATGGGAATACACTGAAGCGACGGGCTGTCAATGCTCAGGGTTCACCGACGCCGAATAAGGACGAGCTTCCTGACGAACCCAAGGGCCGTTGGGTAGACAGTATTGGTCCTGGCCCCAAGGACTGCTGGTTCATCTACTGCTACATCCTTACATGCTGCGTTCCCAAATTTCTTCTATCCTCTTGCGGCATCCGCACCCCAGAGCAGCAACGCGCATGGCGAGAGAAGATGGGTCTCATCGCCATCATTATGAGCCTCATGGCCGCAGTCGGTTTCATTACGTTCGGCTTTACTCAAACAGTGTGTAGCAAGCCTCCGCCTCGTGTCAAAAACGGAGCGATCGAAAGCGGCTCACTCATCATTCACGGTTACGCCTACGATCTTGCCGACTGGAAACACCCTAGGGCAGGTTCCTATTTTGATGGCAATACATCGGCCCTTTATGCTGGTATACTCCCGTCCGGAGGAATGGACGCATCGTTCCTCTTCCAGAACCCCAATGAGAACTGTGCCGGCCTTTTGGATGTCCCCAGTGGAAGTGGAATCTCGACGACTGGCGGGTACCCTAACTGGGTTTTCCCCTGCAACATCTTCAACCAATACGGCACAACCCCTCGGAACCTCACCGGATACACCAACCGATTGCTCTGCCATACCGGGTCCAACTCTCGCACGCTTCTCGCTGGTCTACAGGACAAACGGAGCGTCGTATACTACGACTGGAGCCAAGTCATGAACACCTCGCGTAATTTGGCGGTTTACGAGTC CAATGTACTCGATCTCAATTTGCTCAATTGGCTTGACCAGTCGCAGATCACCTATCCGCAGTTCTTCACCGACATTCGTAACAACTCCGCCAATGCCACCTTCCAAGGCCGTGATATCACAATGCACACGTACCGCATGTCTCAAAAGCGGCTCGCCAACTGCTTGAAGGATCTCATTACCGTTGGGTTCATTGATACCAGCAGCATCGGTTGTGTTGCCTCCGAGGTGGTGCTCTACGTATCCCTGGTCTTCATCATCGGAGTTGTCAGCATCAAGTTTGCAATGGCGGTTATTTTCGGCTGGTTCATTTCTTGGCGATTGGGAAGCTTTGGCAAGGAGACATATGCTGAGCGGATGCAAAGGTCCCAGGCGATCGAAAACTGGACCGACGACATTTACCGCCCTGCACCTGGATCTTACCGTCCGAATGCGAATGCGAACAAGTGGGCGCagaaggacaaggacaagaaggCGTTCCTGCCGTCCACATCCCGTTTCTCGCGTGGCGACAATCTCAAAGGCGGGCGTCCGACCACAACATACGGTGACATGCCTAACCGACGGACAGCTGGCATCTCTACCCCGAGCTCGTACGGAAAAACCCTGCCGGTCTTGCATCACACCCCTCCTGATTCCCCCGGCTACCGAGAAAGCCGCAGCTCTGCGTCATTGCCGTACCCTGACGGATCTGCTTCGGATTTGCACGCTTCGGCCGCCATTGAATGTCCCTTCCCTCTGCAAAACGTCATTCCCCAACCGCCGCCCGATTTCGAACCTTTTAACTTCCCGCTCGCGCATACAATCTGCCTCGTTACTGCTTATTCCGAATCCGTTGAAGGTCTTCGCACGACGCTCGATTCGCTCGCAACCACCGACTATCCAAACTCGCACAAGCTCATTCTCGTTATTGCCGATGGTCTCGTCAAGGGTTCTGGAAACGACATGACCACACCAGATATCGTTCTCAGCATGATGACCGATCTCGTTGTGCCCAGAGAAGAAGTTGAGCCCCACTCGTATGTTGCTATCGCCCACGGTCACAAGCGCCACAACATGGCCAAAGTCTATGCTGGTTTCTACAAGTACGATTCTGCCACCGTCGAGCGCAGCAAGCAGCAAAAGGTCCCTATCGTCTTGGTCGCCAAGTGCGGAAACCCATTGGAAGCTGGCGAGGCCAAGCCCGGCAATCGTGGTAAGCGCGACAGCCAAATCGTCTTGATGGCGTTTTTGCAGAAG GTCATGTTCGACGAACGAATGACGACATTCGAATACGAGTTTTTCAATTCCATCTGGCGCGTGACGGGTGTTAGTCCGGACCGATACGAGATTGTGCTTTGCGTCGATGCGGATACCAAGGTCTTCCCGGATAGTTTGACGCGTATGGTTAGCTGCATGGTTCACGACGAGGAGATTATGGGTCTTTGTGGAGAAACCAAGATTGCGAACAAGGCTGAGACTTGGGTTACCATGATTCAGG TCTTCGAGTACTACATTTCCCATCATCTTACCAAGGCGTTCGAGTCCATGTTTGGTGGTGTTACTTGTTTGCCCGGTTGTTTCTCTATTTATCGCATCAAGGCGCCAAAGGGCCAGTCTGGCTACTGGGTCCCTATCCTTGCCAACCCGGATATTGTCGAGCATTACTCGGAGAACATTGTTGATACCCTGCACAAGAAGAATCTGTTGCTCCTCGGTGAAGATCGGTACCTTACGACTCTCATGTTGAAGACGTTCCCAAAGCGCAAGATGGTCTTCTGTCCTCA GGCCGTGTGCAAGACAATTGTCCCAGACACGTTTAGTGTTTTGCTCTCTCAACGTCGTCGCTGGATCAACTCGACTATTCACAATCTTGCCGAGCTCGTCCTCGTTCGTGATCTTTGCGGTACTTTCTGCTTTTCGATGCAGTTTGTCGTATTTATGGAGCTCGCTGGTACACTCGTCCTTCCCGCCGCCATCTCGTTCACGCTCTacctcatcatcatcacgATCTTGCCCCAAACCAATCCCAAGCCTGTCATTCCGCTCATTCTCCTCGGTATCATTTTGGGTCTACCGGGCTTGCTCATCGTCATTACGTCGCGCAAGGTTGCTTACCTCGGGTGGATGATCGTCTACCTGTTCTCGCTTCCCATCTGGAACTTTGTTCTCCCCGCCTACGCGTTCTGGCACTTTGACGATTTCTCATGGGGTCAGACTCGTATGGTCGCTGGCGAAAAGAAGGAAGAAGGTCACGGAGACAAGGAGGGAGAATTCGATTCTTCGCATATCGTCATGAAGCGCTGGGCCGAGTTTGAGCGTGACCGAAGGTTCAGGCTCAATAATGGAAGCCTGCCACCGAGCCGTGATTCGTACGATATGGGCCGTAGCAGTCCCAAGCGCGAGAGCAATCGTTATTCAGCAGGCACAGGTACCACCGCCAACGACGCGTATTCAAATAACCCACGTGGTCGAGATGATGTATCGATGGAGCCTTCGGTCGGTGGTGGCGGAGAGTACTACCGTCCAAGGGATAATACGCCACTGGTTATGCTTCCTGCCCCTCTTGCTGTCGCTTCCCGACCTGGTCCTCAGCCCGCACCTGCATTCGCTGCGCGTACTGGCGGTCCGCGTGATGTTAGCCCCGCGCCCAGTGCCTCTCCGTTGACCAGGAGCGTTGAAGATGTTCCCCAACGTCCGTACATGCACGAGGGATCTGCTTCGGCTCGGCCATTGTTGCAAGACTCGGGATCAGGTGACGGCGCTAGCTGGGGCCCAGGACCAAACCCTTATCGCTGGAGTGGTCAACAAGACGATCATGGAGGGTTCTTTGGCGACGGAGATGAAGTTCGTGGTACGCCCAGCCGTCAATCTCAAGGGCGTGGCGTGAGTTTGGTCGACAACGGTCCGGTTACGAATGAGGGTGTTAAGCGTATTACCAAGACACGGAGACAATCTACCCAGCCGAGTCAGCCTGCTGCCCAGCAATCTGCACCACCCCCATCTGCGGCTGCCAACAACCGGTACTCACGTTCTGGCCAGCCCCAATCTCCCGCTAGCTCCTCGAGTGGACACCACACTCTCCCCCCAGGCGCTGCTCCCCCGAATCCGAACCGAGCTGCGTATGGACGATACCAATGA